The Streptomyces sp. ALI-76-A nucleotide sequence CCGCCAGGCCGGTGACCGGAAGCGGGAGTGCGCAGTCCGTGCCGGTGGAGGGGGTGCTGGAGGACACCGTGATGCGGCTGCGGGCTCCGGAAGGCGGCGTGATCACCGTGGAGCGGCCGTATCTGCCCTTCACCCCGACCGAGTTCGCGCGGGCGCGCGCCCTGGTGGAACTGGACGCGCGGCTCGGTCCGCGGGTGCCGCTGGGCAAGGACGTGCTGACGCTGCCTGAGGGCAACTCGATCACCGTGCGGCGGGCCGACGTCGGTGACCTGGACGCCGCGAAGGCGATGCACGAACGGTGCTCGGCGCGGACGCTCGCGATGCGCTACCACGGTCCGGTCGGCGACGCCGACCGCTATCTGAACCACCTGCTCAGCCCGCGCTTCGGCCGGACCCTCGCCGTCCAGGCCGCCTCCGGGCGCGTCGTCGGACTCGGTCACCTCCTGTGGGACGGGGACGAGACGGAGGTCGCCCTGCTCGTCGAGGACGCCTGGCAACGGCGCGGCGTGGGGGCGGAACTCCTCGGCCGGCTGGTGGCGATGGCGGTCGAGGCCGGCTGCGCGAGCGTGTACGCGGTGACGCAGTCGTCCAACACCGGCATGGTCGCCGCGATGCGCGGCCTGGGGCTCCCCCTCGACTACCAGATCGAGGAGGGCACCCTGGTGATCACGGCCCGACTCGACCCGGCCCCGGTCGGCGCGCGGGCGCCGCACGGATACCGGCAGGAGCGGGAGTTCGACGAGGAGACCACGCGGGACCAGCGGAACGGCGGTTCCCTGGCGGAACGGACCGACTAGCGGGACGGGACCGACTGGCGGGACGGACCAACTGGCGGAACGGACCGACTGGCGGAACGGCCCGACCGACCAGCAGGACGGGCCACCGGCGTGCCGAACCGACCAGCGGGACGGAGCGGCCGGCAGGACGGAGGACCGGCGCCAGGGACCGACTAACGGGACGGGCAGTCGCGGGTTTCGGCTCGGCGCACGGTTCGGCGCACACTGCCGGGCCGTCCGCCGAGCGCCCGGTCCAGGTCCCGCCACAGGTCATCGACGTCCTCCAGCCCCACCGACAGCCGCAGCAGCCGGTCACTCACCCCGGCGCCCCGGCGGTCCTCGGCGGCCACGACACGGTGGCTGATCGAGGCGGGGTGCTGAAGGAGCGTGTCGACGCTGCCGAGACTCACGGCGGGGGTGATCAGCCGGACCCCGCCGATGACCTCGTGCGGGTCGCCGGCCACCTCGAAGGCGATCATCGCGCCGCCGAGGCGCGGGTAGCGGACGCGGCCGACGCGCGGATCGGCGGCAAGGCGCCGGGCCAGTTCGGCGGCCGTCGCGGAAGCGGCGCGCACCCGCACCGGAAGCGTCGCCAGGCCGCGCAGCAGCAGGTACCCGGCCAGCGGGTGCAGGACCCCGCCGGTGGCGAAGCGGACCTGCCGCAGCCGTCCGGCGAACTCCTCGTCGCAGGCCACCACGCCCGCCATCACGTCACCGTGGCCACCGAGGTACTTGGTGGCGCTGTGCAGCACCAGCCGCGCGCCGTGTTCGGCGGGCCGCTGGAGCACGGGGGTGGCGAAGGTGTTGTCCACGAGCAGCGGCACGGACCCGCAGGCGTGGGCCACGGCACGCAGGTCCGCCTCGACGAGCGTGGGATTGGCCGGGGACTCGACCATCACCAGCCCGGTGTCCGGGCGCAGGGCGTCCGCGATCCCGGCCGGATCGGTCCAGGTCACCTCGGAGCCGAGCAGTCCGGCGGTCAGCAGGTGGTCGCTACAGCCGTACAGGGGACGGACGGCCACCACGTGCCGCAGGCCCAGGGAGGCCCGTACCAGGAGGACGGCGGTCAGCGCGGCCATCCCGCTGGCGAAGGCGACCGCGGCCGCGGTGCCCTCCAGCCGGGCCAGCGCGGTCTCGAAGCGGGCGACGGTCGGGTTGCCCAGCCGGCCGTAGACCGGCGGACCGTCCGGCTCGGCACCGGTGGCGGCGAAGGCGTCGACACGGGCGGCCTCGCCGCGGCTGTCGTAGGACGGGTAGGTGGTGGACAGGTCGATCGGCGGGGCGTGCAGGCCCTGCCGGGCGAGGTCGTCGCGGCCGGCGTGGACGGCCTCGGTGGCCAGTGCTCTGGGTGCGGTGCGCGCTGAGTCCATGGACCGAAGGATGAACATCGGCCGAGGTCACGGGTCCGATCGCCGTGTTACGTTCGGCGCATGACCGCATCTGTCGTACTGGATCCGGTGGACCTCCATCTGCTGCGGCTGCTACAGAACGACGCCCGGACCACCTACCGGGACCTCGCCGCGCGGGTCGGTGTCGCGCCCTCGACCTGTCTGGACCGGGTGACCCGGCTGCGCCGCTCGGGCGTCATCCTGGGCCATCAGCTGCGGCTGGATCCGGCCAAGCTGGGGCGGGGCCTGGAGGCCCTGCTGTCCGTGCAGGTCAGGCCGCACCGGCGGGAGCTGGTGGGACCGTTCGTGGAACGGATCCGGGCGCTGCCGGAGTCGCGGACGGTCTTCCATCTGACCGGGCCCGACGACTACCTCGTGCTGGTCGCGGTCGCCGACATGGCGGATCTTCAGCGGCTGGTGCTGGACGAGTTCACGTCCCGGCGCGAAGTGGCACGCGTGGAGACCCGGCTGATCTTCCAGCAGTGGGACTGCGGGCCGCTGCTCCCGCCTACGCCCTCGGCTCAATCCGAGTGACGCGCGGCGGCCCCTCGTACGAGGATGGACCGCATGTCAGAGACCAAGAGCCCGCTGCCCCGTGAGGTCGCCGACGCCTACGTCGACGAGCTCATCGCCCTCGACCCGGTCACCGGAACCTACCTCGGTGTGCGGGAGAGTTCACGCCGTCTGCCCGATCTGTCGCCCGCGGGCCAGGAGGCGCTCGCGGAGCTGGCGCGCCGGACCCTCGCGCGGCTCGACGAGGCCGAGCGGCAGCCCGGCGCGGACAGCGACATCGAACGCCGGTGCGCCCGCCTGCTGCGCGAGCGGCTCACCGCGGAACTCGGGGTGCACGAGGCCGACGAGGGCCTGCGCGCGGTCGGCAACCTGGCCACGCCCGCCCACTCGGTGCGCGAGGTCTTCACCGTCACACCGACCGAGACCGACGAGGACTGGGCGGCGGTCGCCGAGCGGCTGCGCGCGGTACCGGCCGCGCTGGCGGGCTACCGCGCCTCCCTCGCGCTGGGCCTGGAGCGCAGGCTGTACGCCGGTCCGCGACCGACCGCCACCTTCGTCGGCCAGCTCGCCGAATGGGCGGACACCGACGGCAAGGGCACCGGCTGGTTCGAGGACTTCGCGTCGGCGGGCCCCGAGGCGCTGCGTCCGGAGCTCGACGAGGCGGCCCGCGCGGCGACCGCCGCCGTGGCCGAGCTGCGGGACTGGATGCGTGACGTGTACGCGCCGGCGATCGAGGGCGCCCCGAACACCGTGGGCCGTGAGCGGTACGCCCGCTGGTCGCGCTACTTCAACGGCACCGACCTCGACCTGGACGAGGCGTACGCGTACGGCTGGGCCGAGTACCACCGGCTGCTGGCCGAGATGACGCGGGAGGCGGAGAAGATCCTGCCCGATGCCCCAACGCCGTGGGTGGCGCTCGCCCACCTCGACGAGCACGGCAAGCACATCGAGGGCGTCGACGAGGTGCGGGACTGGCTGCAAGGCCTGATGGACCAGGCCATCGACGCGCTCGACGGCACCCATTTCGAACTCGCCGAGCGGGTGCGCAGGGTCGAGTCGCGCATCGCCCCGCCCGGTGGCGCGGCGGCCCCCTACTACACGCCCCCGTCGGAGGACTTCTCCCGTCCGGGCCGGACCTGGCTGCCGACGATGGGCCAGACCCGTTTCCCGGTCTACGACCTGGTCTCCACCTGGTACCACGAGGGCGTCCCGGGCCACCACCTTCAGCTCGCGCAGTGGGTGCACGTCGCCGGGAACCTCTCCCGCTACCAGGCATCCATCGGCATGGTGAGCGCCAACGCGGAGGGCTGGGCGCTGTACGCGGAGCGGCTGATGGACGAACTCGGCTTCCTCACGGACGCGGAGCAGCGGCTCGGCTATCTCGACGCGCAGATGATGCGGGCGGCCCGGGTCATCGTCGACATCGGCATGCACCTGGAGCTGGAGATCCCGGCGGACTCCCCCTTCCACCCCGGCGAGCGCTGGACGCCGGAGCTGGCACAGGAGTTCTTCGGCGCGCACAGCAGCCGTCCGGCGGACTTCGTGGAGAGCGAGCTGACCCGCTACCTGACGATCCCGGGGCAGGCGATCGGCTACAAGCTCGGCGAGCGTGCCTGGCTCCTCGGCCGGGAGAAGGCACGCGAGCGGCACGGCGACGCCTTCGACCTCAAGACCTGGCACATGGCGGCCCTGTCCCAGGGCTCGCTGGGCCTGGACGACCTGGTGGACGAGCTGTCCGCCCTCTGATCCGCGAGTGAGGCGGCCGACCGGTGCCGGGCCGTGCCCCGGACCCGGGGTCAGCGCCGGAAGCCGCCCTCCGAGTCGATGACCTGACCGGTGATCCAGCCCGCCTCGTCCGTGGCCAGCCACGCGATGAGGCGGGCGGGGTCGTCGGGCATGCCCCAGCGGCCGGCCGGGAACATCGCGGCGACGGCCTCGTACGCCTCACCGGTCAGGTAACCCGTGTCCACGGGACCGGGGTTGACCGTGTTCACGGTGACCCCGTGCTCGGCGAGGGTGGTCGACAGCGAACGCGTGACGGAGGCGAGGGCGCCCTTCTGGAGGGCGTACGCGATCTCGCCGGGCATGCCGGCGCCGTGGTCCTGACCGGACGTCATCATCACCACCCGGCCGCCCAGGGTGCCCGGCGGCAGCGTGGCGCGCAGCCGCGCGTAGGCCTGCACGAGCAGCAGCACCGAGCGGGTGTCGACCGCCCAGTGCGCGTCGAGCATCGTGGCGTCGATCGTGTCGAGGGTGCCGTCGAGGCCGCTGCGGGCGTGGTTGGCGACGAGGATGTCGAGCCGCCCGCCGAGCGCCGAGGCCGCGCTCGCGATCAACTCCCCGGACACGGCGGGGTCGGACAGGTCACCGGGCCCCGACACGACCCGGGCGTCCGGATCGGCGAGCGCCGCCCGCACGGAGGCGGCCACCTCCTCGGGACGGTCGGCACCCCACGGCATCTCCTCGTCGTGCGGGACGTGATGGTGCAGATAGACGCTCGCCCCGTAGGCGGCGAGCCGTCGCGCCACGGCATGCCCGATACCGGCCCGCCGACTGGCCCCGGTGACCAGGGCGGTCCGGCCGCGCAACGGCAAGGGGTCACGACGCAACTCTTCGGGAGTGGGACCGGGATGCGTAGGCCGAGGCATGGGGCCCATGATGAGCGGAGCCGGGGTGGACTCGCACGCCAATTCCGGACGCCGCGAGCGACGCACGGCGGGACTGGGGAGACGGTGTGCGCACGGTGGGACGACGCTCCCGGGCGCCCCAGGCGACGGGCCTGCGCCCGGACGGACCTGCGGCACTCGGACGCGCCGCCGAAACCACGTCCGCCGTCGGACTGGCGGGCTGCTGGGCTCGGGGCGTGCGCGCCGTCGCGCTGGACAGGGGGCGGCGGCGTGGTCCGAGTGGACACGCGGTGACCGTACGGCCGGGGCGGACACGCGTCACCGTGGTGAGCTGGGCAAGAGTCCACGCCGTCGCGCTCGACAAGCGGCCCGCACGGCCGTGCCGCACATGCAGCAACCGCGGTCGCGCGGAGCAAGACTCCCCGCCGTCGCCCCGGGCACGCGGCGATCGTGGTCCCGCCGGGCAAGAGTCCGCGCCGACAGCGACAAGCGGCCACCACACGGCCGGGGTGGACACGCGGCCACCGCGGTCGCGCGGAGCAAGACTCCCCGCCGTCGCCCCCGCGCACGCGGCCGTCGTGGTCCCGCCGGGCAAGAGCCCGCGCCGACAGCGACAAGCGGCCACCACACGGCCGGGGTGGACACGCGGCCACCGCGGTCGCGCGGAGCAAGACTCCGTGCCGTCGCCCCAGCACGCGGCCACCACGGTCGCGCGAACAAGACTCCCCGCCGTCGCCCCGCGCACGCGGCCGTCGTGGTCCCGCCGGGCAAGAGCCCGCGCCGTCGGCGACTCCGCACGCCCCGGGGTGGACACGCGGCCACCGCGGTCGCGCGGAGCGAGAGTCCGCGTCATCGCCCCCGACACGTGTGGCCCGTGTTCTCAGGACGGCTCTCTCCGCCGAGGTCAGTTCGGCAGGCGCCGTAGCTGTACGAGGCTGAGCCAGGTCTCGGGGCCGGGCTGGACCTGGGCGGCGCGTACCGCGTAGCTGCCCGGATCCAGGACGACCCTGACGTGGTCGGCGCGCGTGGAGTCGTGGCCCGGCCAGGCCGCGTCGAAGAGGACGACCGGTCCGGGCACGGTCCAGCGCACCTCGTCCTCCCAGTCCGCCGTGGCGAGAGCCGTCGGCACTCCGGCGAGCAGGTCGGCCTCGGAGTCGGCGGCGCCCCACCGGACGAAGGTCTCGTGGTCGGGCAGGAACGCGGTGGAGGCGGGTTCGTCCCCGAGGACCAGCGCCGCCGAGTCCCCGACCGGGAGCAGCCCCACGGTTCCGTCGACCTCGCAGGCCCGGTCGTAGTCCGAGGCGATCTCGTCCCCGTCGGCTCCCGCCCAGAACGGCAGGACCGTCTCCGGCACCGCTATGAGCGGCCCGCCGCCCGACTCGACCCACTCCACCGCGCCCGGATCCGCGTATCGCACCATGCGGCAGAACCTACACGCCCACCCATTTCACGGGACTGGGGCCTCAGCAACCGCAGTTCTCCGCGTCCGCCGGAGCGGTGAGCGGGTCGGCGGTCCGCCGCTCGCGGCCCTCCCAGGTCTCGAACGCGAAGCCCTCGCGTGCCCAGTACTCGAACCCGCCGAGCATCTCCTTGACCTGGTAGCCCAGTTCGGCGAGGGCGAGCGCGGCCCGGGTCGCGCCGTTGCAGCCGGGACCCCAGCAGTACGTCACGACCGGCACGTTCCTGTCGAGGATTCCCTCCGCCTGTGCGGGGATGAGGGCGGTGGGCAGATGGATCGCGCCGGGGATGTGCCCCTGGTCCCAGGACTCGGTGGAGCGGGAGTCCAGGACGACGAACCCGGGGTCGCCGTCGCCCGCGAGCGCGGCGGCGACGTCGGACACGTCGGCGTGGAAGGCGAGGCTCGCGCGGAAGTGGGCGGCGGCCTCGGCCGGGGGCGCGGGGGCGACCCGGAGGACGGGGTTGGCGGGGTTGGCGGGGTTGGCGGGGTTAGCGGGGTTAGCGGGGTTGGCGGGGTTAGCGGGGTCGACAGGCATGGTCGTGGTGCTGCTGACGCTCATGGGGTGGCCCTTTCGCCGGCGATGCGATGCCGTGGGGATGCAATGCGGTGCGGTGCTGCGCGGCGCGGTGCTGCGCGGTGCGGTGTGCTGCGGTCGGGTCGGGGCGCCGCGGTGCGGTGATCAGAAATCTACGGTCGTCGGTCACCTTCCAGAAGGCGTGATCCCCGGCGTACCGCTTGCTCCGCCGGTGATTCCCCTGCTATCCCTCGGGCATGACCGCGTTTTCCCCGGACGCCACCGACTGGCGCATCCTCGACGTCCTCCAGCGGGAGGGCCGGGCCAGTTTCGCCGAGTTGGCCCGTGCCGTGTCCATGTCCCCGAGCGCGGTGACCGAGCGGGTGCGGCGGCTGGAGGAGGCGGGCGTGATCCGGGGATACGCGGCCGTGGTGGACCCCGACCGGTTGGGCCTGCCGATCCTGGCGTTCGTGCGTCTGCGCTATCCGACCGGGAACTACAAGCCGTTCCACGACCTGGTCGACGCCACCGTCGAGATCCTGGAGGCGCACCACGTCACCGGTGACGACTGTTTCGTCATCAAGGTCGCCGCACGCTCCATGCGCCATCTCGAAGAGGTGACGGGCCGGATCGGCACGCTGGGTTCGGTCACCACCAGCGTGGTCTACTCGTCCCCGCTGCCCCGGCGCCCGCTCGGCCGCTGACCTCAGCCGGTGCCGCGCTGCCGCAGTACGGAGCCCGAGCGGCCCTTCACCACCTCCAGCTGGGCGTGGATGCGCCGCCGCAGATCGGGGACATGGCTGACGATGCCGACGCTGCGGTCCCGTTCACGCAGGGAGTCGAGCACGTCGAGGACCTCGTCGAGCGTCTGGTCGTCGAGGCTGCCGAAGCCCTCGTCGATGAAGAGCGTGTCCAGCCGCACCCCGCCGGCCTCGTCGGTGACGACGTCCGCGAGGCCGAGCGCGAGGGCGAGCGAGGCGAAGAAGGTCTCGCCGCCCGACAGCGTCGCCGTGTCCCGTTCGCGTCCGGTCCAGGCGTCGACGACGTGCAGTCCGAGGCCGCTGCGGCCCCGGCCGGTGCGGCCGTCGGAGTGGACGAGGGTGTACCGGCCGGAGGACATGCGCTGGAGCCGCAGCGTCGCGGCGGCGGCCACCTGTTCCAGCCGGGCCGCCAGGACGTACGACTCCAGGCGCATCCTGCGTTCGTTGTCGGCCGAGGTGCCCGCGGCGAGACCGGCCAGCCGGGCCACCCGGTCGTACTCGGCGCGCAGCGGTGCCAGCCGTCGTACACCGGCGGCCGCGCGCGCGGAGAGGCGGTCGAGGTCGGTGCGGCGCCGGTGCGCGGCGTCACGGGCGGAGGCGGCCTCGCGCAGCCGCTGGGCCGCCGCGGCGGCGGCCCGCTCGGCCGAGGCGAGGTCGGCGGGCGGCTGCTGGGCGGCGGCCGCGGTGTCGGCCTCGGCGAGGACGGCACGTACCGCCGCCTCCTCCGCCTGCCAGGCGTCCAGGCGGTGTTGGAGTGCCCGGTGGGCCGAGTCGTCGAGCAGGGCGGCGGCCGCGGCCTGCGGGGTGTCGAAGCCGGCCCGGAAGGCGGCGTCGGAGAGCCGGGCGTCGGCGTCCTTGAGGCGCTGGGCGGTGTCCTCGGCCACTCGCGCGCGGTCGGCGGCGTCGGTGAGCAGGGCGGTCCGCCGCTCCAGTTGCGTGGCCCGCGCGGCGACGCTGTCGGCGGCGCCGCGCGCCTGGGCGAGTTCGCAGTCCAGGGCGGCCTTCTCCCGGTCCAGCCGCTCACGCCGGCCGACCCGGGCCGCGGCTCGCACGGCCGCCTGCTGGTGGGCGGCGGTCCGCTGCTCGTGCTCCTCCTCCGCCCGCCGCAGCTCCTCGTGCGCGGAGTGCAGCCCGGAGGCGTCGCGGCGGGCTCGCGTGTACAGCCGCTCCAACTCCTCCGCCTCGGCCGCGAGGTCCGCGGTCGGTGTGTCCCCGGCTTCGGCGGTGGCGGCGGCCAGGGCTTCCCGTACGACACCCAGGCGGCGCTCGTCCTCGGTGCGCTGTTCCTCGGCCCGCTGGTAGGCGGCGAGGGCGCGCTCCTCCGCCTCGCGGTCGACGTGCCCGGCGACCTTGCGGGCCGGGGCGGGGTGTTCGGTGGCTCCGCAGACGGCGCACGGCTCGCCCTCGGCGAGGTTCGCGGCGAGTTCGGCGGCGATGCCGTTCAGTCGCTGTTCCTTGAGGTCGAGCCAGTGGGCGCGGGCCCGGACGGCGCGTTCGGCCGCGGCGAGAGCCTGCCGCTGCGCGGCGTCGGTGTCGCCCGCGAACTGGTCGCGCTGCCGGGCCGCCTGGAGCCTGCGCTGGGCCGGACCGCGCTGCACGGCGAGTTGTTCGGCCCGGGCGGCCGCCTCCTGAGCGGACTCGATACGGCTCTGGAGCCCGGCCCGGGTCGCCTCCCACCCGGCGAGCCAGACCTCCGCCTCCTGCCGGACGTCCTCGTCGGCCCGCTCCTGGCGGTCCAGATCACCGCGCTCCGCGACGAGTTCCGCCAGCCGACGCTCGGCTCGACGCGCCGACTCCAACCCGCCCAGCTCCTCGGCGGCACGGCGCGCGGCGGCGGCGAGTCCGGCGGCACCGGCGTCCGCGAAAGCGCCCCGCGCATCGGCAAGGGCGTGGACGGGGGCCCGGGTGCCGGGGGCAGCGCCCTCCGGCCGGGCAGCGGAGTGCGCGTCGGCATCGGCGCCCTCCGGCCAGGCGACCGTGCCCGTACCTGCGCCCCCGCCCTGCGGCCGGACACCCTCGTGCGTGCCGGTACGGGCGCCCTCCGGCCCTCCGTCCCCCTGGCCCAGCGCATCCCGCAGCAGCGCCCGCGCGCGGGCTTCCGCGGCTGCCGCCCGTCGGTGGTCGGCCTCGGCCGCCTCCCGCAGTTCCAGGGCGGGCGCCACCGCCTCCGCCTTGCGGGCCCGCTCCATGCGCGCCTGTGCCTCCCGGTAGGCCTCGACGCGTTCCTCCAGACGCGCGGCCCGCTCCCGTGCCTCAGCGAACCGCCTCTGGAGGCGGGCCAGTTCGCGCACCTCGGCCAGGTCGCGCGCGGCCGCCGCCTGGGCGGACTCGGCGGACGTGAGGCGGCAGTGGGCGATGGTCAGCAGTTCGCGGGCGGTGCTGCGGGCGACGGCCGCGGCGCTCAGGACGGCGTCGGCCAGGCCCGGTTCGCCCGGGGCCAGCTCCGGCAGCTCCATGGCACCGCCGGCCGCCTGCTGCATGCGGTGCGCGTCGGCCAGCAATTCCGCGTCGCCGTCGCGTACCGCCGCCTCGGCCATCCGCCTGCGCTCGGCGAGCCGCTTCTCCACCTCGGCGAAGCGGTGGGTGTCGAAGAGGCGGCCGAGGAGCCTGCCGCGTGCCTCGGCGTCGGCGCGCAGGAAGCGCGCGAAGTCGCCCTGCGGCAACAGGACGACCTGGCAGAACTGCTCCCGGCTCATCCCGAGCAGCTGGGTGATCTCCTCGCCGATGTCCTGGTGCGAACGGCTGAGGTCCTTCCAGGCACCGCCCGCCGCGTCGTACTCGCGCAGCCAGCTCTGGGCCTTGTCGAGGGTCGTGCCCGAGCCGCGCTTCTTGGGGCGTTCCCAGGGCGGCTGCCGGGTGATCTCCAGCCGGCGCCCCGCCACGGTCAGGTCGAGACGGATCTGCGTGCGCGTGCCGACGGGCGCGTGGTCGCTGCGCAGGGTCAGCCCCTGGCCGCTCTGCCGGGCGCCGGGCACGGTGCCGTACAGCGCGTAGCACACCGCGTCCAGGACGGAGGTCTTGCCCGCGCCCGTCGGCCCGTGCAGCAGGAAGATGCCGGCCGCCGACAGCGCGTCGAAGTCGACGGTCTGGGAACCGCCGAACGGCCCGAAGGCGGTGATGTCCAGCCGGTGCAGCCTCACCGCGCGACCTCCCGCACCACCGCGTCCGCGCGCACCGTGTCGAACGCGTCCCGCAGCACCGCCTGTTCGCGCGCGTCGGGTCCGGCGCCGCGCACATGGGCCACGAAGTCCTCCGCGATCTCCTGGTCGCTGCGGCCGGCGAGACGTCTGGCGTACGACACGGCGGGGTCGTCCGGGGCCCGCTCGGGGTCGAAGACGAGGCTGAGCGTGTGCGGGAAGCGCTCGACGAGCCGAGCCATGGGCTCGGCGGGCCGGACCGGGTCGGTGAGCGTCGCCTCGACCCACGCGTCCTCGTGCCGGGCCAGTGCCGGATCGGCGAGCAGGTCCTCCAGGGTGCCGCGGAGGCGGGCCAGCGCGCGCGGCACCGGGCAGTCGACGCGCTCGGCGGTGACCGCTCCCCCGGCGTCCAGGTCGACGAGCCACATGCTCTTGCGGTGGCCGGCCTCGGAGAAGGAGTACGGCAGCGGGGAGCCGGAGTAGCGCACGCGCTCGGTGATGGTCTGGCTGCCGTGCAGGTGCCCGAGGGCCACGTAGTCGACGCCGTCGAAGACCCCGGCGGGCACGGCGGCCACCCCGCCGACGGTGATGTCCCGTTCGCTGTCGCTGGCCTCGCCGCCGGTGACGAAGGCGTGCGCGAGGACGACGGAACGCGTCCCCCGCGCGCGGGTGGCGAGGTCGGCGCGGACCCGGTCCATGGCGGCGGCGAGCACGGCCTCGTGCCCCGCCTTCTCCACCGCGAACTCGTCCTTGACCAGGGCGGGTTCGAGATAGGGCAGGCCGTAGAAGGCCACCTCGCCGAAGGTGTCCGCCAGGACCACGGGTGTGCCGCACGCCGAGGGCTCGGTGCGCAGATGGATGCCCGCGCGGTCGATGAGGCCCGCGCCCACGCCCAGGCGGCGGGCCGAGTCGTGGTTGCCGGAGATCATCACCGTGGGTACGCCGAGGCCGGCCAGGCGGTGCAGGGCGTCGTCGAACAGCTCGACCGCGGCGAGCGGCGGCACCGCGCGGTCGTACACGTCACCCGACACGACCACCGCGTCCACGCCGCGCTCGCGCACGGTCGTGACGAGGTGGCCGATGAACTCGGCCTGGGCGTCGAGCATGTTCACCCGGTGGAACGCCCTGCCGAGATGCCAGTCGGACGTGTGCAACAGCCTCATGATCCCCGAGACTAACGGCCGGGTCTGACACCACGGGCGGTTACTCCCGTATCGGCCCGTCATGACAGGTTTCACAAAAGCCCGTTATGTCCATTTCACACAGAACATCACGCGTCCCCGGGACCGTCACGCGTCCCCGTACGCCTCGCCGCCCAGTTCGAACCCGGCGGTCCCGGCGGTCGCGTCCGCGAGCCAGGCACGGAAGGCGGCCACGTCGGTGTCCGGCAGCCCGATCTCGATCGTGACGGCCTCGCCGTAGCGCACGTCCCGTACCTCGCGTCCCGTGGAGCGCAGGTCGTTCTGCACCTTGCCCGCCCGCTGGTGGTCGACCGTCACCGTGGCGAGCCGGAACCGGCGGCGGGTGACCGTGCCGAGAGTGTCGAGCGCCTCGCCGACCGCGCCGCCGTACGCCCTGATCAGTCCGCCCGCGCCGAGCTTGACGCCGCCGTAGTAGCGGGTGACGACGGCGACGACGTACCGCATGTCCCGGCGCAGCAGCATCTGGAGCATCGGGGCGCCGGCCGTGCCGCCCGGTTCGCCGTCGTCGCTCGCCCTCTGGACGGCGGCGTCGGCGCCGATGACGTACGCGAAGCAGTTGTGCGTGGCGTCCGCGTGCTCCTTGCGGACGGCCGCGACGAAGTCCTGAGCCTCCCGCTCGGTGGCCGCCGGGGCGAGGGCGCACAGGAAGCGGGAGCGGTTGACCTCGGTCTCGTGCGCTCCCGCGCGGGCGACTGTGCGGTACTCGTCCTGCATCGGGCCAGCCTATGCGCACGCCGCCGGCTCATCGCCGCTGCCCGCGCGCGACGAGCACGTTCGTCAGCAGTGCCGCTCCCGGTGCGAGGTCCCGCCAGTCGGTGCCCCGCCAGGCCAGCAGGGCGATCGCCGAGGTGGGGAACTTGCGGCGGACCTCGTCCAGGGTGTCGTCGAGGCCGTCCCCGGCCAGGTCGAGGACCAGGTCCTCCAGGCCGGGGTTGTGCCCGACCAGCAGCAGGGTGTCGACCTCGGCGGGCACCGCGCGCAGGACGTCCAGCAGCTCCGGTACGCCGGCCCCGTACAGCCGCGCGTCGAGGCGCACCGGCGGTGGCGTGGCCCACTGGGCGGACGCCAGTTCCCAGGTCTGGCGGGCGCGTACGGCGGTGGAGCACAGGGCGAGGCCGGGGAGCAGGCCGGCGTCGGCGAGGGCCCGGCCCGCGGCCGGGGCGTCCCGGCGGCCACGCGGCGCCAGGGGGCGTTCGTGGTCGGTGACACCGTCGGGCCAGGCGGACTT carries:
- a CDS encoding rhodanese-like domain-containing protein, with amino-acid sequence MSVSSTTTMPVDPANPANPANPANPANPANPANPVLRVAPAPPAEAAAHFRASLAFHADVSDVAAALAGDGDPGFVVLDSRSTESWDQGHIPGAIHLPTALIPAQAEGILDRNVPVVTYCWGPGCNGATRAALALAELGYQVKEMLGGFEYWAREGFAFETWEGRERRTADPLTAPADAENCGC
- a CDS encoding SMC family ATPase; translated protein: MRLHRLDITAFGPFGGSQTVDFDALSAAGIFLLHGPTGAGKTSVLDAVCYALYGTVPGARQSGQGLTLRSDHAPVGTRTQIRLDLTVAGRRLEITRQPPWERPKKRGSGTTLDKAQSWLREYDAAGGAWKDLSRSHQDIGEEITQLLGMSREQFCQVVLLPQGDFARFLRADAEARGRLLGRLFDTHRFAEVEKRLAERRRMAEAAVRDGDAELLADAHRMQQAAGGAMELPELAPGEPGLADAVLSAAAVARSTARELLTIAHCRLTSAESAQAAAARDLAEVRELARLQRRFAEARERAARLEERVEAYREAQARMERARKAEAVAPALELREAAEADHRRAAAAEARARALLRDALGQGDGGPEGARTGTHEGVRPQGGGAGTGTVAWPEGADADAHSAARPEGAAPGTRAPVHALADARGAFADAGAAGLAAAARRAAEELGGLESARRAERRLAELVAERGDLDRQERADEDVRQEAEVWLAGWEATRAGLQSRIESAQEAAARAEQLAVQRGPAQRRLQAARQRDQFAGDTDAAQRQALAAAERAVRARAHWLDLKEQRLNGIAAELAANLAEGEPCAVCGATEHPAPARKVAGHVDREAEERALAAYQRAEEQRTEDERRLGVVREALAAATAEAGDTPTADLAAEAEELERLYTRARRDASGLHSAHEELRRAEEEHEQRTAAHQQAAVRAAARVGRRERLDREKAALDCELAQARGAADSVAARATQLERRTALLTDAADRARVAEDTAQRLKDADARLSDAAFRAGFDTPQAAAAALLDDSAHRALQHRLDAWQAEEAAVRAVLAEADTAAAAQQPPADLASAERAAAAAAQRLREAASARDAAHRRRTDLDRLSARAAAGVRRLAPLRAEYDRVARLAGLAAGTSADNERRMRLESYVLAARLEQVAAAATLRLQRMSSGRYTLVHSDGRTGRGRSGLGLHVVDAWTGRERDTATLSGGETFFASLALALGLADVVTDEAGGVRLDTLFIDEGFGSLDDQTLDEVLDVLDSLRERDRSVGIVSHVPDLRRRIHAQLEVVKGRSGSVLRQRGTG
- a CDS encoding histidine phosphatase family protein — protein: MTARAGAGPLRHLVVLRHAKSAWPDGVTDHERPLAPRGRRDAPAAGRALADAGLLPGLALCSTAVRARQTWELASAQWATPPPVRLDARLYGAGVPELLDVLRAVPAEVDTLLLVGHNPGLEDLVLDLAGDGLDDTLDEVRRKFPTSAIALLAWRGTDWRDLAPGAALLTNVLVARGQRR
- a CDS encoding YigZ family protein, yielding MQDEYRTVARAGAHETEVNRSRFLCALAPAATEREAQDFVAAVRKEHADATHNCFAYVIGADAAVQRASDDGEPGGTAGAPMLQMLLRRDMRYVVAVVTRYYGGVKLGAGGLIRAYGGAVGEALDTLGTVTRRRFRLATVTVDHQRAGKVQNDLRSTGREVRDVRYGEAVTIEIGLPDTDVAAFRAWLADATAGTAGFELGGEAYGDA
- a CDS encoding exonuclease SbcCD subunit D, with amino-acid sequence MRLLHTSDWHLGRAFHRVNMLDAQAEFIGHLVTTVRERGVDAVVVSGDVYDRAVPPLAAVELFDDALHRLAGLGVPTVMISGNHDSARRLGVGAGLIDRAGIHLRTEPSACGTPVVLADTFGEVAFYGLPYLEPALVKDEFAVEKAGHEAVLAAAMDRVRADLATRARGTRSVVLAHAFVTGGEASDSERDITVGGVAAVPAGVFDGVDYVALGHLHGSQTITERVRYSGSPLPYSFSEAGHRKSMWLVDLDAGGAVTAERVDCPVPRALARLRGTLEDLLADPALARHEDAWVEATLTDPVRPAEPMARLVERFPHTLSLVFDPERAPDDPAVSYARRLAGRSDQEIAEDFVAHVRGAGPDAREQAVLRDAFDTVRADAVVREVAR
- a CDS encoding Lrp/AsnC family transcriptional regulator translates to MTAFSPDATDWRILDVLQREGRASFAELARAVSMSPSAVTERVRRLEEAGVIRGYAAVVDPDRLGLPILAFVRLRYPTGNYKPFHDLVDATVEILEAHHVTGDDCFVIKVAARSMRHLEEVTGRIGTLGSVTTSVVYSSPLPRRPLGR